In Halomarina salina, one DNA window encodes the following:
- a CDS encoding TetR/AcrR family transcriptional regulator, with amino-acid sequence MRSFSDDERSRIRQQIRETGRDLFSRYGLRKTTISELTEPAGIASSTFYQFYDSKEELYIELLEEEGEETTEHLLAISFERYDDPQAAIEAFLLGILEVIETNQLVRQIIVSDELDRLREQFTDEEMEENRQQELAIFLPYLEAWDEAGLLHDVSPELLAYTIHAIIFVGLHEDEIPMYQEVKQTLVGSFARGVTSDDPDLDAVDVPDVDVDDLVASASGGDRDTAASGLDDDATDGQ; translated from the coding sequence ATGCGGAGTTTCAGCGACGACGAACGCTCCCGAATTCGCCAGCAGATACGCGAGACGGGACGGGACCTGTTCTCGCGCTACGGCCTCCGGAAGACGACCATCTCGGAGCTGACGGAGCCGGCGGGTATCGCGTCGAGCACGTTCTACCAGTTCTACGACTCGAAGGAGGAGCTGTACATCGAACTGCTGGAAGAGGAGGGCGAGGAGACGACCGAACACCTGCTCGCCATCTCGTTCGAGCGCTACGACGACCCGCAGGCGGCCATCGAAGCGTTCCTGCTGGGGATACTGGAGGTGATAGAGACGAACCAGCTCGTCCGTCAGATAATCGTCAGCGACGAACTCGACCGACTGCGCGAGCAGTTCACCGACGAGGAGATGGAAGAGAACCGGCAGCAGGAGCTCGCCATCTTCCTGCCGTACCTCGAAGCGTGGGACGAGGCGGGGCTGCTCCACGACGTCTCGCCGGAACTCCTCGCCTACACCATCCACGCGATAATCTTCGTCGGTCTCCACGAGGACGAGATTCCGATGTACCAGGAGGTGAAACAGACCCTCGTCGGGTCGTTCGCGCGCGGCGTGACGAGCGACGACCCCGACCTCGACGCGGTCGACGTTCCGGACGTGGACGTCGACGACCTCGTCGCGAGCGCCTCCGGTGGCGACCGCGACACCGCAGCGTCGGGGCTGGACGACGACGCTACCGACGGGCAGTGA
- a CDS encoding TetR/AcrR family transcriptional regulator, giving the protein MNADQSGEEPPTTEERIMEATFRALLKHGYNDLSIANIADEFEMSKSSLYYHYDSKDDLLVAFLGFASDRFEEAVLSTPEDDPMANLEHIVEKLLPIQLNEEQEAIGTVMSELRSEAVTNEAFREQFTEMDDLLVDTVRDIVERGVEDGSFREVDPTRVAEHVVATVNGARASRTTTNRDQAPAAVRVSLASYLDSTLRGRQ; this is encoded by the coding sequence ATGAACGCCGACCAGTCGGGCGAGGAACCACCGACTACCGAGGAACGCATCATGGAGGCGACGTTCCGGGCGCTGCTGAAACACGGATACAACGACCTCTCCATCGCCAACATCGCCGACGAGTTCGAGATGAGCAAGTCGTCGCTGTACTACCACTACGACTCGAAGGACGACCTGCTCGTCGCCTTCCTCGGGTTCGCCAGCGACCGGTTCGAGGAGGCCGTCCTCTCGACGCCCGAGGACGACCCGATGGCCAACCTCGAACACATCGTCGAGAAACTGCTCCCCATCCAGTTGAACGAGGAGCAGGAGGCCATCGGGACGGTGATGAGCGAACTCCGCTCGGAGGCCGTGACGAACGAGGCGTTCCGCGAGCAGTTCACCGAGATGGACGACCTGCTGGTCGACACCGTCCGCGACATCGTCGAACGCGGCGTCGAGGACGGGTCGTTCCGGGAGGTCGACCCCACCCGCGTCGCCGAACACGTCGTCGCGACGGTGAACGGTGCGCGCGCCTCCCGGACGACGACGAACCGTGACCAGGCCCCCGCCGCCGTCCGCGTCTCGCTCGCGTCGTACCTCGACAGCACGCTCCGGGGGCGACAGTGA
- a CDS encoding ABC transporter permease subunit: MLETARYDAERRLSGSVVLALGLSAYAALMILMAPSLLGDIDLAALVEQYPPQLVEAFNLELIGTIEGYLALELYQFAWVLGLGAYLAYSAAGSVAGDVDDGRMDTILAAPVSRGQVVVEKFLSLLVPVVVVNVVVLAVVALGTSLVDYPVPAADLVAVHALSIPYLLFCGGLGMLASVVAPRRFVAEGVAVGLLVGTFLLDSVTAGTDLDWLSAVAPMRYYDPVAILTASEYDLVGAVVLLGVAVALLAASGVWFRRVDVR, translated from the coding sequence ATGCTTGAGACCGCCCGCTACGACGCGGAGCGACGACTGTCCGGGTCGGTCGTCCTCGCCCTCGGCCTGTCGGCGTACGCGGCGCTGATGATACTGATGGCCCCGAGCCTCCTCGGGGACATCGACCTCGCCGCGCTCGTCGAGCAGTACCCGCCACAGCTCGTCGAGGCGTTCAATCTGGAGCTCATCGGGACCATCGAGGGCTACCTCGCGCTGGAACTGTACCAGTTCGCGTGGGTGCTCGGACTCGGCGCGTACCTCGCGTACAGCGCCGCCGGGAGCGTCGCTGGCGACGTCGACGACGGCCGGATGGACACGATACTCGCCGCGCCCGTCTCGCGCGGGCAGGTCGTCGTCGAGAAGTTCCTCTCGCTGCTGGTGCCCGTCGTCGTCGTCAACGTCGTCGTACTGGCCGTCGTCGCCCTCGGGACGTCGCTCGTCGACTACCCCGTCCCGGCAGCCGACCTCGTGGCCGTCCACGCGCTGTCGATTCCCTACCTCCTGTTCTGTGGGGGGCTGGGGATGCTCGCGTCGGTCGTCGCCCCCCGGCGGTTCGTCGCGGAAGGGGTCGCCGTCGGCCTGCTGGTGGGGACGTTCCTCCTCGACTCGGTCACGGCCGGGACGGACCTCGACTGGCTGAGCGCCGTCGCCCCGATGCGCTACTACGACCCGGTCGCCATCCTCACCGCGAGCGAGTACGACCTCGTCGGGGCGGTGGTCCTGCTCGGGGTCGCCGTCGCCCTGCTGGCTGCGAGCGGCGTCTGGTTCCGGCGGGTGGACGTCCGATGA
- a CDS encoding ABC transporter permease subunit, with amino-acid sequence MSDAATGSVDDVERADRRERHTASARDVFRFEAERRLRVTAVVAAVLGLYAAMFVWIGPQLTGGEELQAFVEQLPPAMTALFGLEHIGSFEGILGEFYSIAWLVGLSGYVAYSAAGSVAGALRDDRMDTLLAAPISRTSVLLGKYAALLVPIVVLNVVVPVVLYVGSVVVDDPLSFVDLVTLHVLSIPFLLCWAAVGLFLGVLVRGGRRAGRLALGLVFAGWLVESVVVGSDFEWLGNASPMRYFEPTEILVDGSVDLLGTALLLAVAAVVLVASRTAFERSDL; translated from the coding sequence ATGAGCGACGCCGCCACCGGGTCGGTCGACGACGTCGAACGCGCCGACCGCCGCGAGCGCCACACCGCGAGCGCCCGCGACGTGTTCCGGTTCGAGGCGGAGCGACGCCTCCGCGTCACCGCGGTCGTCGCCGCCGTACTCGGCCTGTACGCGGCCATGTTCGTCTGGATCGGTCCGCAGTTGACCGGCGGCGAGGAGCTCCAGGCGTTCGTCGAACAGCTCCCCCCGGCGATGACCGCGCTGTTCGGACTGGAGCACATCGGGTCGTTCGAGGGCATCCTCGGCGAGTTCTACAGCATCGCCTGGCTCGTCGGTCTGAGCGGGTACGTCGCCTACAGCGCCGCCGGGAGCGTCGCCGGGGCGCTCCGTGACGACCGGATGGACACGCTGCTGGCGGCGCCCATCTCCCGGACGAGCGTCCTGCTCGGGAAGTACGCCGCGCTGCTGGTGCCCATCGTCGTCCTCAACGTCGTCGTGCCGGTCGTGCTGTACGTCGGGTCCGTCGTCGTCGACGACCCGCTGTCGTTCGTCGACCTCGTGACGCTGCACGTCCTGTCGATTCCCTTCCTGCTGTGCTGGGCCGCCGTGGGGCTGTTCCTCGGCGTCCTCGTCCGCGGCGGGCGACGGGCCGGACGACTCGCGCTCGGCCTCGTGTTCGCGGGGTGGCTCGTCGAGTCGGTCGTCGTCGGCAGCGACTTCGAGTGGCTCGGCAACGCCTCGCCGATGCGCTACTTCGAACCGACCGAGATTCTCGTCGACGGGTCGGTCGACCTCCTCGGGACGGCGCTCCTGCTGGCCGTCGCCGCGGTGGTCCTCGTCGCGAGCCGAACCGCGTTCGAGCGGAGTGATCTGTGA
- a CDS encoding glutamate-cysteine ligase family protein produces MQLGVEMEFWVVDEMGDLCAGHDLTEAHENAVPEFVESLVEITTPPRGSTAGIAESLTDVLDTLLRGARETNRRLVPLGTPLTANGSPVTSSRGDMLERIYGEGFEVAKNCAGTHVHFEQGNVARQLNLLTALDPALALVSSSPFYEGERLATSSRAYAYRYKAGHNFGKFRDLWEYTDDPDEWERRLQWLYEELRSMALNRGVSTEEYTDYFDPENVVMTPIRLRSETPTVEWRSPDTSLPSQVVTLLEDLAPLMAQTDDLPVEVGDPGVTNDAIGVPAYAELQQLSSAAIERGLTSPFVWKYLERYGIDTTRYHPLSGQFYAGDTIPEERARRVRLEAARLLERDVDALHTTVTARR; encoded by the coding sequence ATGCAACTCGGTGTCGAGATGGAGTTCTGGGTGGTCGACGAGATGGGTGACCTCTGTGCCGGCCACGACCTCACGGAGGCTCACGAGAACGCGGTGCCCGAGTTCGTCGAGTCGCTCGTCGAGATAACGACGCCGCCACGGGGCTCTACCGCCGGTATCGCCGAGAGCCTCACGGACGTGCTCGACACGCTCCTCCGGGGTGCTCGCGAGACGAACCGTCGGCTCGTCCCGCTCGGGACGCCGCTGACCGCCAACGGGTCGCCCGTCACCTCCTCGCGTGGCGACATGCTCGAACGCATCTACGGCGAGGGGTTCGAGGTCGCCAAGAACTGCGCCGGGACGCACGTCCACTTCGAGCAGGGGAACGTCGCTCGCCAGTTGAACCTCCTGACGGCGCTCGACCCGGCGCTCGCGCTGGTGAGTTCCTCGCCGTTCTACGAGGGCGAGCGACTGGCCACCTCTTCGCGCGCGTACGCGTACCGGTACAAGGCCGGGCACAACTTCGGGAAGTTCCGCGACCTCTGGGAGTACACCGACGACCCCGACGAGTGGGAGCGACGACTCCAGTGGCTCTACGAGGAACTGCGGTCGATGGCGCTCAACCGCGGCGTCTCGACCGAGGAGTACACCGACTACTTCGACCCGGAGAACGTCGTGATGACGCCCATCCGCCTGCGCAGCGAGACGCCGACCGTCGAGTGGCGCTCGCCCGACACCTCCCTCCCGAGCCAGGTCGTCACGCTCCTGGAGGACCTCGCGCCGCTCATGGCCCAGACCGACGACCTGCCGGTCGAGGTCGGCGACCCCGGCGTCACCAACGACGCCATCGGCGTCCCGGCGTACGCGGAACTCCAGCAGTTGAGTTCGGCGGCCATCGAGCGAGGGCTGACCTCGCCGTTCGTCTGGAAGTACCTCGAACGGTACGGCATCGACACGACGCGCTACCACCCGCTGTCGGGCCAGTTCTACGCCGGCGACACCATCCCCGAGGAGCGGGCGCGTCGGGTCCGACTGGAGGCAGCGCGCCTGCTCGAACGGGACGTGGACGCGCTCCACACGACCGTCACTGCCCGTCGGTAG
- a CDS encoding DUF7575 domain-containing protein, with translation MNDRSTTGRPWLAVALSVAVSGLGHLYLRRWLRAVAWLGITAGATLVVPQAALDAAAAGEAFDVVALAPIFFVGALCALDAYLIAQYQQFRSRAEPTAGGELTHCPNCGGELEADLGFCHWCTTEFDEFRVARPAEGER, from the coding sequence ATGAACGACAGGTCCACGACCGGACGACCGTGGCTCGCCGTCGCGCTCAGCGTGGCGGTCTCGGGGCTCGGTCACCTCTACCTGCGCCGGTGGCTCCGCGCCGTCGCGTGGCTCGGTATCACTGCCGGAGCGACGCTCGTCGTCCCGCAGGCCGCCCTCGACGCGGCCGCCGCCGGCGAGGCGTTCGACGTCGTCGCGCTCGCGCCCATCTTCTTCGTCGGGGCGCTCTGTGCGCTCGACGCGTACCTCATCGCCCAGTACCAGCAGTTCCGGTCGCGCGCCGAACCGACCGCCGGTGGGGAGTTGACCCACTGTCCGAACTGCGGCGGCGAACTGGAGGCGGACCTCGGCTTCTGTCACTGGTGTACCACCGAGTTCGACGAGTTCCGCGTCGCGCGGCCCGCGGAGGGGGAGCGATGA
- a CDS encoding ABC transporter ATP-binding protein has protein sequence MPVIQTEGLTKYYGDVRGVEDLSFTVEEGEVFGFLGPNGAGKTTTIRTLMGFLSPTDGTASVLGADIRDASALQAARARVGYLPSEPGFDEGVTGRRLVEYHGALRGDVRSEDLLELFDPPLDRKVGEYSRGNKQMLAIVIAFMHDPDLVVMDEPTSGLDPLKQERFLEFVRAEQARGKTFFFSSHILGEVRKVCDRIGIVRDGLLVELEDVDSLIDRTGKTVRASVGGSVTAAEFDIDGAHDVTVGGDGDVPTEAGADHAGVSDASAGDDDWSDEETTVSFTYTGAYEPLLRHLLEYDLRDLAIEEAPLEDVFMRFYGEDDAEAVVERVESGRANTETGTPDA, from the coding sequence ATGCCAGTTATCCAGACCGAGGGGCTGACCAAGTACTACGGCGACGTCCGTGGTGTCGAGGACCTCTCGTTCACCGTCGAGGAGGGCGAGGTGTTCGGCTTCCTCGGCCCGAACGGTGCCGGGAAGACGACGACCATCCGGACCCTGATGGGGTTCCTGTCGCCCACCGACGGGACCGCCAGCGTCCTCGGTGCGGACATCCGCGACGCGTCGGCGCTGCAGGCGGCCCGCGCACGCGTCGGCTACCTCCCGAGCGAACCGGGGTTCGACGAGGGCGTGACGGGCCGACGACTCGTCGAGTACCACGGCGCCCTGCGTGGCGACGTGCGCAGCGAGGACCTGCTGGAACTGTTCGACCCGCCGCTCGACCGGAAGGTCGGCGAGTACTCGCGCGGGAACAAGCAGATGCTGGCCATCGTCATCGCGTTCATGCACGACCCGGACCTGGTCGTCATGGACGAACCCACCTCGGGGCTCGACCCGCTGAAGCAGGAGCGGTTCCTGGAGTTCGTCCGGGCCGAGCAGGCGCGCGGGAAGACGTTCTTCTTCTCCTCGCACATCCTCGGCGAGGTCCGGAAGGTCTGTGACCGCATCGGCATCGTCCGTGACGGCCTGCTGGTCGAACTGGAGGACGTCGACTCGCTCATCGACCGCACCGGCAAGACCGTCCGCGCCAGCGTCGGCGGGTCGGTCACCGCCGCGGAGTTCGACATCGACGGCGCACACGACGTGACGGTCGGCGGCGACGGCGACGTGCCGACTGAGGCGGGCGCCGACCACGCAGGCGTGAGCGACGCCAGCGCAGGAGACGACGACTGGTCCGACGAGGAGACGACGGTGTCGTTCACCTACACCGGCGCGTACGAACCGCTGCTCCGCCACCTGCTGGAGTACGACCTGCGTGACCTCGCCATCGAGGAAGCGCCGCTGGAGGACGTCTTCATGCGCTTCTACGGCGAGGACGACGCCGAGGCGGTCGTCGAACGCGTCGAGTCCGGCCGGGCGAATACCGAGACGGGGACCCCCGATGCTTGA
- a CDS encoding ferritin-like domain-containing protein: MTAPDDTPDTTRRALLGTTATLGIATLAGCMGGGDDGGDTTTSEPPQTSDAPATTTMGTNETTDDPTTTQSTPAPDVPVLNYALTLEHLENAFYREGLETFGEDELMEAEALSSFGERLRMDVPRYLQTVGEHEAAHVSALTDTVEQLGGTPVEEGEYEFGYETPSEFFDVAKALENTGVAAYAGAAPKVVNADVLAAAAGIHSVEARHASFLNLVNAESPFPKAVDEANSVEEVLDVAGQFVTSEVDPSVFETGDDRPDQQRKAEDDTDDVAVLNYALTLEHLENAFYREGLEAFSQEDLMDAEALSGFGETVREDVRYHLEMVGEHEAAHVRAITDTVEQLGGTPVEEATYDFGYETPSEFLGVARALENTGVAAYKGAAGTVAADAVFEAAIGIHSVEARHASFLNELNVESPFPMAVDEPKTMAEVTEIAGQFVVEN, encoded by the coding sequence ATGACTGCACCCGACGACACCCCCGACACGACGCGCCGCGCACTCCTCGGCACCACCGCGACGCTCGGTATCGCCACCCTCGCTGGCTGTATGGGCGGCGGTGACGACGGTGGTGACACGACGACGAGTGAACCACCGCAGACCTCCGACGCCCCGGCCACGACGACGATGGGGACGAACGAGACGACGGACGACCCCACCACGACCCAGTCGACGCCAGCGCCCGACGTCCCCGTGCTCAACTACGCGCTGACGCTCGAACACCTGGAGAACGCGTTCTACCGCGAGGGACTGGAGACGTTCGGCGAGGACGAACTGATGGAGGCCGAGGCGCTCTCGTCGTTCGGCGAACGGCTTCGGATGGACGTACCGAGGTACCTCCAGACGGTGGGCGAACACGAGGCCGCCCACGTGAGCGCGCTCACCGACACCGTCGAGCAGTTGGGCGGGACGCCCGTCGAGGAAGGCGAGTACGAGTTCGGCTACGAGACGCCCAGCGAGTTCTTCGACGTGGCGAAGGCGCTGGAGAACACCGGCGTCGCCGCGTACGCCGGTGCCGCGCCGAAGGTGGTGAACGCCGACGTGCTCGCGGCGGCGGCCGGTATCCACAGCGTCGAGGCGCGTCACGCGAGCTTCCTCAACCTCGTCAACGCCGAGTCGCCGTTCCCGAAGGCGGTCGACGAGGCGAACTCCGTCGAGGAGGTGCTCGACGTCGCTGGCCAGTTCGTCACCTCCGAGGTCGACCCGAGCGTCTTCGAGACGGGCGATGACCGCCCCGACCAGCAGCGCAAGGCCGAGGACGACACGGACGACGTGGCCGTGCTCAACTACGCGCTGACGCTCGAACACCTGGAGAACGCGTTCTACCGCGAGGGGCTGGAGGCGTTCAGTCAGGAGGACCTGATGGACGCGGAGGCGCTCTCGGGGTTCGGCGAGACGGTCCGCGAGGACGTCCGCTACCACCTGGAGATGGTGGGCGAACACGAGGCCGCACACGTCAGGGCCATCACCGACACCGTCGAGCAACTCGGCGGGACGCCCGTCGAGGAGGCGACGTACGACTTCGGCTACGAGACGCCCAGCGAGTTCCTCGGCGTGGCGCGAGCGCTGGAGAACACGGGCGTCGCCGCGTACAAGGGTGCGGCGGGCACCGTCGCCGCGGACGCGGTGTTCGAGGCAGCCATCGGCATCCACAGCGTCGAGGCGCGACACGCCTCGTTCCTGAACGAACTGAACGTCGAGTCGCCGTTCCCGATGGCCGTCGACGAGCCGAAGACGATGGCCGAGGTGACCGAGATAGCGGGCCAGTTCGTCGTCGAGAACTGA